From the genome of Prunus persica cultivar Lovell chromosome G8, Prunus_persica_NCBIv2, whole genome shotgun sequence:
AAATTTGGGAGGAGAAGCAGATGAACCATCGAAGTGGCCGAACAAATCGTAGCCCTGGAGTACCGACTCCAGTTGATAACTCCACTTCAAGAAGTTATCATCGTTAAGCCAAATGGTAAGCATGCCCAAAAGACCATCAATTTTGAGAAAAGAAGCCATGAAAGCAAAAATTAGGGTTTCACAGAAGAAAATTTGGTTTGGAGAAAATTGCAGAGAAATTGAGAGATCAGGATTTGAGATTGACAGAAGAAAGAAGCAGAGaaataagaaagaagagaatgcGGAAGTGAATAGACCTCAGAATCGAACCTAAGCTCGTGATACCATGATAACAGTAAGAGAATATtgaggaaagaagaagaaggaagaagaagaagtctgATAATAGAAGGCTTTTGTATTGATTATATGTAAAACTAATTACAATGAAATAGTGCTTATATAGTAAACTAACAGACTCTCTTAACAAACTAATAGATTCTCTTAACACTCTAACAGACTCTCTTAACAAACAAACAGAACACGTGCTattcaatataatatatgaatATATGGTTATTATTCCCCCTCAAACCCAGCTGAGCTGCTAAGTTGCAGATTCCTGCAATGTCTCAGAAAAATAGGACCATGTAGTCCCTTTGTGAAGATGTCTGCTACCTGTTCTTCAGCGGGAATATACTGCACAAACAAGTCTTTCTTTTGGACTTTTTCTCTTACAAAATGAAAGTCAATATCTAAATGTTTGATCCGAGAATGATACACAGGATTTGACCTTAAAGCAAGGGCTGAAAGATTGTCACAATGTATTGTAGGAGGCTGTGGTAAGAATAACTTTAAATCAAGTAAAACTTGTCGAACCCATGCTAGATCAGCTGCTGTATTGGCTAATGCCCTGTACTCAGACTCAGTTGAACTTCTAGAAATAGAAGTTTGCTTCTTAGATCGCCAGGAAACTGGATTGTTGCCAAGATAAACCACAAAACCAGTGGTTGATCTGCGAGTTTTCACATCTGAGGCCCAATCTGCATCACTATAAGCATGAAGATCCCAAGATCCACTTGTAAAATTCAGACCATGATCCAAAGTACCATGAATATACCTTAAGATGCGCTTAACCAACTGAAAATGTAAATCGGAAGGTTGAGTCATATATTGACAGACAGTATTAACAGCATAACAAAGATCAGGTCGAGTGAATGTCAAATATTGCAGTGCCCCAACAATACTCCTATAGATGGTTGGATCAGATAAGGAGTCACCCTCCGAAGCCAAAAGCTGACAATGTGGCTTACATGGAGTAGTACAAGATCGACATGTATCCATACCAGCATTTGCAAGTAAATCTCTAGCATATTTTGTTTGACAGACAAAGATATCTCCATTATCATGGTAAGAAATCTGCAATCCTAAGAAGTAGGTTGATCGCCCCAtatctttcatttcaaacacaacacttaattaatcaataacCTCTTGAACTAAACTATCTTTAGAACCAGTCAAGATAATATCATCACCATAGAGGAGAAGAATAACACTATCTGAACCAACATGCTTAACAAAAAGACTTGGATCAGAAAGAGAAACAGTAAAACCAATGGCTGGAAGATGACCTGTGAATTTTGCATTCCAAGCTCTGGGTGCTTGTTTTAGCCCATAAAGAGATTTTCTTAATTGACAAACATGGGTTGGATACTTAGAGTCTTCAAAACCTTGAGGTTGGCACATAAACACTTCTTCTTCAAGGTCACCATAAAGAAAAGCATTTTTCACATCAAGTTGTCTAAGAGACCACCTGTTCATAGCAGCAATACTCAAAACCAATCGGACTGTTGTATGCCTTACAACAGGGCTAAACGTCTCACTAAAATCTAGACCAGGAGCTTGACTGAAACCTTGTGCAACCAAGCGAGCCTTATGTCTTGCTACAGACCCATCTGAGTTCTTCTTGACTCTATAAACCCATCGGCTACCAACAATGTTTTTATCCACAGGCATAGAAACTAAATCCCATGTACCTTGGGTGTACAAAgcttcaatttcttctctcATAGCCTGTATCCAAACAGATGACTGAGAAGTAGCCTTATAAGTGGCTGGTTCAGCAGCGTCATGAAGAGAAGGAATAGTAGTAAGATAGCATTGATATTCCTCAAATGGCTTAGGCTTGACAATACCACTCTTAGACCTTGTATGCATAGGATGCATAGGAGGAGGCATAAACTGTGAAGAAGATTCTTGAGAAGGCAAAAGAACTTGTAATTGTTGAGCATTAAGAACTTGTAAATTCTCTGTAGAGTTTGCACTCGAACCAACCAAAACAGGATCACCACCAAAGAGGCAGAAACACGGGAAGGGATATCAGAGGATTGTGAGGAAGCAAGATTAGGAACTGGACTAGAATCCAAGGAAGGCACATGATGCGAAATAGAAACTACAATAGGTGAAGCCttgaaagaagatgaaagacAAGAGGAAATATTAGATTTGCTAAGCCTCATCAAACTAGAAGTCAGAAGTTTCAGAAGTTTCATTGATAAGCCTCATCAAACTAgaagttttttaatttgaattatgaattcagAACTAAAAGCTCATGATATGCAGAAAATGGCATACATTGTCCACAATCGACTTTTCAATATATTTCTGCTCTAGCAATTTATCGTCCAAATTCTGGACTCTCTGTGTCAGGTGCTTCTTTGTGTTCTGTCCAGCATAAGAATGTTTAATACTGTGATTTCAATTGTTTATACAAATTCTATAAGTAATATTGATGAGTGCTGTAAATCTATTTGATGTTGGGAACAAACATGGTCCCATTAACAGaaactcaaacaaaacaagaattttttttatttttttttggcatagaCAGCCGAAAAGAAACTTATAGCAATAGCCTCTGTCACGCTCTCCAGACGTTTATGCAATTTTGAAACAGCAGCATTCATACTACACTTTGTCACATACATAAGATCTGAGAATTTTAGACCCTAACCATTTGTGAAGAGCAAATATTAGATTTTCTTAAAGAAGACAACAACTCACAGaaccaatggatgaaataatatgaacataaatatatcATCTGGATACCTTTCACCACATGTAACCATAACCCAATGCCCCCAAGGTAGCTGTTGGCATTATTAGTGATGTCAaacctattaaaaaaatcaaagaaaaaatataaccaAGTATAAAATGTTTCTATTGCATTATGAAATACATACGTGTAAGGAATTAATCGTTTTACAACTTAACCAAAAAGTCAGGGCAGGAGCATGCATTCATTGAGTGGTTATAAGCAAGAGGAAAAAGCACAAAGCATGCTAAGAATTCATTTGAACACAGAAGAGAAAGTAAGCTACCTTGCAATTTGGTTGTCATTCCCCTTTAGGACGGCTCTTTGTAGTGACGAGTCTAGTTGCCGGACCTCAGCTGCCAGTCGGCGCACCTAAAACAAAGTAACACAGGAAAATTGATATCCattacaaaaaacaaaaattgaacacGAGAAAGCATCATTCGACACTAAATTTATAGCAGTTTTTCCAATACCTGTGATGCGATCGCATAAAAGTCACCTTCTGATTGTTCTCCGGTTCCATTGAACAAAGGctgcaaacaaaacagaaataaaCACAAATCCTTCAATTTTTTGAGCAACAAGACACAAGCTccgaaataaataaactatctAACTGATCAAAACCCTAGTTTACCAAAtgcattacaaaattaaaaactcataCAAAAATAACACCAAATACAAATGTTCTGCGAGTTCCACTAGCAAAGCAGAGTACAAATCATGAAAATGGTACCTGAAGTTCACCGATCAATTCAGATAATTTACCATTCTTACGCAGGATGGTGCTAGTATACCCTGTAGAAAGAGAACAATCACTCAGATCGAATGCAGCTAAATACACAAGGAAACTAATCCAGTATGCAAGATGAAAGAGGAGTGATTGGTACCTACTCCAGCGAAGATCAGCAAACACAGTATGAGGTTCCAAATTCAAATAACAACATAATGCTAAGCAAAAAAGTAGAATTGCTGCCGAAATTATTTAAGACGAACTAAGTCAAAACTAAATGGAGAAATGTTAACAAAGTTGTATGCTTCAGTAAGTCCAGTAACAGATTCCCAAAACCACAGAAACAATGGCTACAAAAGCATCCATAAAGAGCAACtatgtttatatatagagGTGTACAAAATAGTTAACCTTCAAAATCGAAACAGTGTGTGTGCCATGTAAGGCAATAAGCCACTGCTTCTAGACTGTACAATATTACACCTCACAATAATAACTAAACCAACTAGCTCTAGCAAAAAGGCAGGATGACCATATAAAGTACCCCCAGCAAAGCATCTACGTCTGCATCTTCATATAAAGGAGTTCCTAACATAAGTAATGAGCAAAGTGAATTTCTAAGTCATAAGTCCAGAGTGAGGTGAATTCAAGGACATTAAGACATTTACCTCATAAATATGCCTCCCCCCTTAAACCCTCAATTGCAAGCTTCAGTCGGTAATATTTGATCTTCAAAGGGTCAACTTTATCTACCGAAATCCCAGCACTGAGATGCTCGATGAATTTGACGGTCATGATTCCGCAAGACGTACTGTGAGGCTATAAGTTGGGAAATTAGAACTGCAGTTATGTACAATTTGGATAAACTGCACTAAATTCACAAAGCTTACCCATCTCGTTGTTGTGGCACATCTGCAATGCTGCAAACTGAGAATGGCGTAAACGTCGACATCTTCAGCCCCTTTTGCTTAACCTCTTCAACCTCAGAATCTTCATAAAAGTGCATATCGTACAGCACTCGTGCCAGCGTATCGCTAATAGGGTGCAGAAGTGTAACCAGCTTCGAACATTTGGTAAAAGCAACATAGGAGTCATACACAGTTGCAGTATGTCTGACGAAATCAATTTCGATTGCAACCCAGTGAGACCCTTTAagattatatgaaaaatagaCCTTCCGGACTTTTGTCCAAGCTTGGCCATACCCGTGTTGCCACGTACCACGCACAAAGTAATGTATATTCTTCAGCTTGCTGGGTGGAAGGTCAACGGTGTTTGAAGCAGCTACCTTCTTCGATCAACGTTTCTTGGCAGTCGGTTTGAACGGCTCTAGAAATTGCTGcataaattgaaatgaaagcATATTAGAAAATCACAACCGAAAGCAAATGAAGCAGTGAATGTAACATGGTAACATGTTTACCTGCAAGCAACAATCTGCCGTTGTCCAGTCAGTTCCAAATACCAACGGATGAGAGAGTTGCCTTTTCCGGATAAGAAAGGTTGCCATGTCCAGGTGCTGAAAGTTGACACATATAATATCAgcacaatttcatacaactGTACACTTAAAAAAGGtgagaaaacaattgaattatCGCAATAAAGTAGAGCTTTGTGCATTCTTACCCTTGAGCTAATCCATTCCGTTTCATCGATAAGTCTATAGAAAAAATCAGCGCCCACTGAAAATGATTCCAGCTGCACCTCCACACTACAAAAGGCAAACTTGCAACGGTTACTTTTGTAGTCATCTCATAATTCTGACTTTGTTGATGACAAAAATACACATGTATATTAAAGCAAActctacattttctcattAGTCTATGACTACATACTAGAATAGGatgaagattggatttcaaaggTAAAGAATCCTAACCTGATATCGTTTTTTCAGGCAGTGCAAAACTCTATTACTGCCTTCACATCTTCAATGGGCACGGATTTTAATGGATCAAAACATGGCGGGGTTGCAGTCGCAGCCGACGCACTCAtcgtcctcttcttcctcaaaggATCAGTAAATGGGCTCAACAATGTCTGCGCTGGGCGCTTCTGTCTGCACCCTTTACCttccacttcttttttttccacacTCGAACTACCTTCTTCATCACCAGCCATACTAACTGTGGGTAAACTTGGAGGATTCATCGGATCTCCCGATGGCATACTCTTAGTCACTTTCCAATCTTCTAACAAAGACAACACTCTTTGGCAAATTTGGTCACCCGGCCATATCTTCCGGGGTAGGCAGCTTCTCGGATTGTGCCTGCTCAGCTGCTTCATGCACTTGTAAGTGAGGAACTGAAGCGGCCATTTCTGCCTCTTCGACTACCATGGCTGCGGAAGGTTCGGCTCCATCACCGGGGCCTTGTGTTTCCATTACCGCCAGTTTGAATTGCTCCGGGCGAATGAATCGCATTAGTGTGATTTGGCTAGCAGATAACATGGTCATGTAATGGAGACAAGTCATTGTCGCCTCCTTCATTCATATGAGGACTACTGAGGTCCTCATGTCCTTCCCCACCTTCATTCACCCcaccatttcattttttcagCTGCTCTATCTCCACATTAAAATAATGCTCCATTGAAGCCGGGGTGTTGCGGAAATCCTCCacacactttttatttttttcgaactctctttcaactttcaatgACTCCTTCCGTACCATGTCTTCCAACTGATGCACTCTATTGCGAAGCGCTCGATTTGATATGGCAACTTTGGCCAATTCATCCTTTGTCCTTTGAACTTCACGCTTCAAAGTGCGTAACTCTCTCGACGTGACTGTACCCTGCATTCAGTTATAATGCAAGTGTtacaatattttcaaaatatattgcAACAATA
Proteins encoded in this window:
- the LOC109950804 gene encoding uncharacterized protein LOC109950804 gives rise to the protein MGRSTYFLGLQISYHDNGDIFVCQTKYARDLLANAGMDTCRSCTTPCKPHCQLLASEGDSLSDPTIYRSIVGALQYLTFTRPDLCYAVNTVCQYMTQPSDLHFQLVKRILRYIHGTLDHGLNFTSGSWDLHAYSDADWASDVKTRRSTTGFVVYLGNNPVSWRSKKQTSISRSSTESEYRALANTAADLAWVRQVLLDLKLFLPQPPTIHCDNLSALALRSNPVYHSRIKHLDIDFHFVREKVQKKDLFVQYIPAEEQWSYQLESVLQGYDLFGHFDGSSASPPKFAIVDEEGATSELTAAYKD